CCATTATAACCCACAATTGAGTGTGAAATTGATTTTTATGCATAAAACACCAAAAAACCTCCGATTTCTCGGAGGCTTCTTATCAACAAATAGTATCAGTGATTACGCGAGTTCCACGTTAACATTCACGTTCCCTTTGATTCCTTTGGAATATGGGCAGTAGTCATGGGCAAGTTTCACAAATTTCTGTGCTGTTTCTTCATCCAGACCAAGGATTTTAACTTCCAAATCGACTTGAAGCTTCACGCCGTTATCCTCAGAGTCCGTCACCAACATTACGGTTGCAGCTACGGTACTTCTTTCAATCTCAACTTTGTGTTTCTTCAATTGAAACTCCAGTGCGGAGTTAAAACAAGCACTATACCCTGCTGCAAACAACTGCTCCGGATTGGTAGCTGTCGTCACTTGTCCTCCGAGTTCTGGTGGTGCAGCAACATCCAACATAAACACGTTATCAGGGGACTGTACGATGCCTTGACGTCCGCCTGTATTAATTACTGTTGTTTCATATAATGTTTTCATTTGTGAAAACTCCTTTAGTTAATTAGATTTATTTTGACTAAAATTTTATCTCATTTGTATCACCAACAATTACATTGTACACAATTAAATTGTGTATGTAAATAGTTAATATAAAAAAATATACTTTAAAACACGTATGGAGAATAATTCATTTCTAACCCCGGACAAGCCCAAACCTAAAGAAGGTACCCAAACACTGCACTTCATTTTCAAAGTGTCCGTATTTAGGTACCAAATCACTGCACGTATGTCTTTTTACCGATCCATGCAGATAATCTATTTATTCTCGTAGTCATTCCAATTAAAATCATGCAACTTGTTCATCTTCAAACGTCTTCCCAGTTTAATTAATTACTCCAGATATCCACTTTCATCTGTGCACATTTGAAATACTTGGCCTCTGCCTTGCTTGTAGTCAGTTTCAAAAGACATTGCAGTTCTCCATGTTGGAACAACCCACCGCTAAGGTCAGCAGCAACACCGCCATATTGATCATCCGCACCAAGCCATACGGACGGTCTCTCGAACCCAGCTGAGAACTGTAACCCTGTACAGAGCAGCACAGAGAGATTCTTACGGTTCTGTGCTTCATCTCCTGCTACGCCATGTGTGGTGAAGAACACCATGTTTTGATTAAAATCCGTGTACGTTCCATCTGCTTTATAGGCACGGACCATACCATACTTCTGATTTACGTTTTGAAAAAAGGTGATTCCGGCCTTGCTATCCTTCGATTTAATGCCAACTTGAACTGAGATTCCAATGTTCCCGTTTAATTGTAGCGCTTCCAAAGTGATTGCAATTGCGGTTACTTTCGAGCTGTCAATCAGATGTTTCATTTTCAACTCTGCCGTGGCTCCTGCCGTTGTCGGTGTTGTAACGGTTATGGTCCCTCTGTCGGGCAAAGGCTCAAACGTAGGGGTGCCCACCACCTCCACCCAATCCGGTAACGTTCCGTAAAGAAAATCGGCCACAAGCTGTTTGTGGACCTTTCCAAAGGGCACGATCTGACCCGCTGCATCACGTATAACCATCTCTACACCCCCACTGAATAGGCTACACCGATATTATGATCGGTATTGTAATACACGTACACTACGCCGTCCATAACGGACACCATCAAGGATTGCATGTTGGTCGTTTCCCAATTCAATGCCGGAAAATATATATCTGTAGGTTTGTCCAACAGTTGACGAAAGTCTGCGCTGATCTTGGCAATGGCAGGCCGAGCTACAGTCGTAACTCCACCGGAAGCATAAGCCGATAACATACCCAGCCACCACATGCTCCCTTTGTACATAAATACACCAGCATTGGGTCTCGAAATGTTTTCTCCCGCACTTAAAGTGGCATCATTACCACCCATTAATGGTCTTGGATCAGCTAACCAGCTACGTCCGTCATGAGAATGCCAGATACATTTACGACCAAAGTCACCACCGCCCATCACCGAAAAACCGATCCATTTGCCGCCATTTCTGAAGCACGAGAAGTAACCGGTATGACCATCACCTGGGAACCCGGGAGGTTTGTCCAAAATCAAACCTACTCTTGTCCAGTTAATCATGTCTACAGAGGTCGCAAGTGCCGTTGATTGATTGATCCCCAGTCCGTTTTGTTGATAATACATAAAGAACAATTGTTCTTCATCGTTCCAGATCACAAATGGCGTTTCCGTCGAATTCCCAACCACAGTATCGAGATACACCTGTCCGTGTTTGGTCCATGGTCCTGTCGGGCTATTCGAGTAGGCTAGTCCAATTCCTCCGATGTGATTATGGTTGGTAGAATACGTAGCATAATAATCTGCTTTTGCATCAGGGATAAGCCCCTTCACCTTAATCGCCCGAAACCAATAGATCGATTGAAGGCCCGCCATTGCAGCGGTATACATAGGATTGTCCATTTTTTTATCAAATTGAGGCGTGTACATCCGTCTGGATTCTGCATCGCAATAATCATAAGGCGCAACGGCCCTGTTTGCCTTCATCGCTGCGTCGAGTGCTGCCTGAGCAATATTTTCAGTCATAGACATGGTAACTCAACTCCTTCGTGAGCAGGGTATTACCATTTACCGGTCGCGAATATAGAACATCCGAAGTGTCCTTTAATAGGATTGAAAAATCAACAACATTACCCTCATTCGCAGTCGGCTCCTGAGTAATACAAATGTTAGGACAAATTCTAGCATTATATGAATACGCTTTCATTTTGTTCATTCCTTTATTTCCTTTACAGTTGTAATCAGCAACTGTCCCTTTCATTGGTACGCCCGGATAATGTTGATCCTTCATATTAATCCCTCCTATTGTTTTCTCCCGATAAGTATATTCATGAAGTTGCCTTTGTGTTAAAGCATTATGCCCATCTTGCAGCCTATTATTCTAAGTCTGGTTTTCATATAAAACATAAACAGGCTAACCAATACGAATTGGCTAACCTGTTTAAACGAAGAAACTGCAAAACCAACTCCTTATTACTCCGCAAAAAGTGAAGATATGGGATTCGCAACTTTTTTATTGGATTTCTCCTTGCCTTGGTTATCCAATACATAGTACTGGTAAAAATCATTAGTGAATCCGATAGTTTTTTGTATTTTCATCATAAATGGTTCAAATCTTGCCTCACTTAGATGATCTTCATTCCAGAAATAGTGAAGCATCAACCGATTCTGATTATAAGGATGTTTGGTAATGTATGCGCCTGCAGCCAGCGGTTGCTTCATAGTCTGCTTCCAGTCAAAACCAATCTGATTCGCCCGGTCCATGATGCTGGATTTCAAAGCCTGCACCACTCCGTTTGACTTCGCATTGCCAATCACAATCAGGTTGCTGGTAGCCATGTCCTTTTTCAATTTTTGCTTCAGTTCACGACGATCCCTAACCACGTCATACTTCACACCACTCATATCCAAAAACGAGGTCAGCTGACTCACGATTGCTTCCTGCTGCTTGTCTGCTATCTTGCTTACCCGATCACTGAGCACAATGGTTAAACGCTCACCCTGAAGAACTTTATCCATCATGCGGTTCATGACTTCAAAAGGTAAATCCGGAATCAGTTTCATGACTGTCTGATACTGTAATTGAAAAACGTCATGCAAATAGGCGCTTCGCTCCTCCATCGAAAGCTGGTATTCAGGCTTCAACACAAAATTAGGTTTATATAGTGCTGTCTCCATTTCCATGCGCTGTTCTTTTCCGAGCACATCTTCGATGGTATGAAGAAGTCCATCAATCGTCGCATTCTGGTACACGTATCGATTGAAATATTCTTTCATAAATTGATCAAACTTCTCTTCACCGACGGAGCGGTAAAGTTGGTATATCGCTTGTCGTCCTTTTTGATAGAAGACCAGACTAGCCAAGTCCTCTACTTCATCATTCGTCGACGCAATCGCCACCTCTACGGATGAATCATCAAATTGTAAGGATCTAAAGCCATTAAGCTTGTCTCCCTGTTTCTCGGCAAAATACACCATGGAGAAATCAGCAAAGCCTTCATCCAGGAAGGATTCTGTTTCCGAATTATTACCGATCAATGCATGGAACCACTGATGCGCTATTTCATGAACAAATGTTGTGTCTTCTTCTGGAACAGCACCGCTTTTAATCTGTCCCATTTGTATAAGCCTTGCGTACTCCACGGCTACACCTTGCACATACGTCTCAACAATCCGAAACTCTGGATAAGGATACTTCCCATACTTGTCACTGAAAAAATCAATAGCTTTGAAAGCCTGATCGATATATTGCTCAACGACCTCTTTTTTTCCAGGCTGGTTGTCAAAATAATAGTACTCAACCGTGAGGCCGTTACGGGTAACGCTTTCTACTTGAAATTTCGGGCTGGCAAAGAAAACAAACTCCCTTGTATTCCCAGTCAGAGCGGATACAATTTTACGTCCATGTTCGGTATCCTCTCGTGTTGTGATAACACCAGGCATTGCTACCTGATAATCATCAGGAACGTTTAAATCAACTTCATAATCTGCTGAGGTATAATAGTCACTTTCGAATGTTTGACTATAGGGTGCTGTATCCCACTGATGCTTGCCCTCGTCATACACAGACATCACAGGGAACCAGTGTGCTCCATTAATAATATCCTGGTAATACGATATGCGCTGCGATCCATATGGAATGTTCAGTTGAAAACTCACTTCAAATGAGACGGATTTGCCTGGTTGTACAGGTTCATTCAATTGTACGGTCAACGCTTGGTTTTCGTTTTTGAAATCGAGAGATTGCCCCCCTGCTGTCGTCACTCCCTGAATATCCATTCCACCAAGAAAATCTTCCGGTTTTTTATCCGGATTATTTTTGCTGATATTTTCATTAGCTTGTTGAAACATCGTCGCCTGTGTAGACTTCGACAGGTTCGCATCAGCATACGTATGGAGGACTAATTGCTTCAGAGTATCCTTGCTTGTGTTACGGTACGTAATCTTTTCGTTACCCCGGAGAGTCATGTCCTTCTCATTCAGCCGAGCCTGAATATGGTATTGAATCGGGGTCTGCTCTAAAGAGTCTTTCGGTGTGTTATATATCTTCGTAGATACAGGTGCTGGGCCTGCTTCCGCGGCAACAACCCCCATGTTGGCAAGTGGGCTTGTTGCCAGTATTAAAGCCAGTGTACCCGCGATCCCTACTCTGGCTAACTTTGATGTAAATGGACTTGAATAATTCATATGTTCTCTCCTTCTCCTGTTCTATATTGACCTCAGAACCAAGTATAGAAGACGAACCTTACGCTGAATTTATGTTTCATTTAAGTTTTGTTTAAAAAGAGGAAGAGAAGCTGTGCCATTAAATTTATTATCAACAAAAACCACCTACACATATTATTGGAGGTAGCCATATTGTTATATAAAAAAAACAACTCCTCTTGAGATATAATTCTCAAAAGAAGTTGCCTTTAATTTTACATATAGGACGAGTGGGGATCGAACCCACGACCCTTACCCTGTCAAGGTTATGGGGTCTCCAAACTAAATCGCCCTCTCACTGATAAATCAACGGCCTAAAGGGTGCTCATCCCTTTAGGCCCTCTCTGATTCACCCTTAAATCTACAACATGTATTACAGTCTGACCCCAATTCGCCCCCAAACCGTCCCCCTGAGATTATTCAAGAAAAACCGTGTATTCTAAAGACGTCGAGACAACTTTTACTATAACCGGAGTTTTGATTCCTTGTGCAGAAATTAAAATATGCGCAAGGGCTTCTGCTTCTTTTTGTGTTATTGTATGATTAATATCAATTTGGTGTAATCGCATGTGCACTTCCTTTGCTCTCTTTCATTTGTTTAACAAACTAATCTAAATGTAACCCAATAAACCCCTGAGACGAGCTAAAGATGTCATTAGTGCTAGTTTAATAAGTATCGCAGTTCATGATATACTAACTTATGAATTTTCAATGAAGGAGTCCTATTGGTGGAAGTAATCCGAGGGAGATGCTTACTTCAATTCTGGCTTGACCACCGCGAAATGACTCAAGCCCAATTTGCCGAACGTACTGGTTGGTCCAAACGGATGGTATCATATGACCTTTCTTTGATAATCCGTTAACATGTAAATCACCTCTTCAACATTACATGTGAACATACGTTCTTTTATCAACAAAAAAAAAAAAATACCCAGTCATTTGGACCTGGTACATTTATATTATCACTCATGGGAGAGTAATAATAGTTTACACCATTTTCTGTAATTTATTCTTGATTAGTTCTCCTAGTGTCACTCCCAAGCACTTGCATAGCTTGTTTATGATATCACGCGAATACCGTTTCATAGTAAATACCCCGCTGACTAATTCAAGCCAGTGGGGTATTAATTTTATATTCCTGAATCTTGAGTAACGATTCCTGAGAAGTATGCTCTTACATGAGATGGAGAAACTTGCACTATATTTGTTCTTGTGAGGGTTCCATAGTAATTTTCTCCATCAGTATAAAAAATCGTTCCTGGAATCTGTGCGTTTGAAGGATAATCCCTAGTAACAGTGACTGATTTTTGCTTGTTCATAATCGTTACATCAGTATCTGGCTTTGCCATAACCGGTACAGAAATAGCTAGGATCGAAAGAGATACACAAGTAGCAGTTAAAATTTTCTTTAGATTCATAGAATCATCTCCCAAAATTTTTATGTATTACAGAAACAATAATACCACATTTTTACATGTATATGTGAAACATTTATTACATAATTAGGATTTTATACGCATTTTGTAGTGTTAAAAATAAAACCAGAACTTACCGCCTCAATGCTTTGTAGCAAAGCGCTATAATTGGGTTGAGTTTTTTTTATGTTTATTTCTCCGATGTTACTTGAAACAGCGCCAGTCCCCTTCTCCCATTCGGATTTTATTTTTGAGCCGAAAGTTGATGGACAACTCACTCGGAAGCTTCCGGCCACGTTTGCGATATTTGATATTCTGCAGTACAAAGGTCAGGACTTGCGCAAACTATCCATCCTGGAGCGTAAATCTATTCTACACAGCATTGCCTTACCCTCTCCCTCCTTTGGCATCGTGCCCCATATAGAAGGAGCTGGAGAAGAGTTATACACTCAGATAGAGACCATGGGTATGGAGGGTATAGTTGGCAAACGCAAAGACAGCCAGTACGTCAGCAGGCGGTCCAAGGACTGGATGAAGGTTATTAACTGTTCCTATGCTGATGTTTACATTACGGGGTACAAAAAATCTGAGTTTGGATGGCTTGCTGCTGTTCCGGATTCTACTGGTAGGATGCGCCCGGTAGGGATCATCGAGCATGGTCAGAGTCCAAAACATAAGCAAGCTTTCCGCGGAGTGTGCCAGCAGCTCGTGACCGGAGAGGACAAGAATCACGTTTACCTGGAACCACGTATACAAGCCAGGGTCAAAATGCGCAGCTGGACAAAATTCAGGCGTGCTGCATATACCCGTGTTTGATCAATTTATTGTCTGAGATAATGCAAAAAAAGACTCCGCAACTCAATGCGGAGCCTTTTTTATTGATAGCTTAGTATTCGCCCACTTCAAACGTTAGGACTCGATCGAATAGGATGTAGTCTTTACGGCTCTTGAACGGTCCTTTGTTATTATCATGTTTGTCAATTGCATAAGATGCTTTCCCGCTTCCAACTTGTTTTGCTTCATACCAATCGATAAAACTGTTAACTTCTTGCATACTCAGATCAAATTCTTTTTCCAATCCAGTTGTCATTGTAACGACTAGGATCGCACGATTACCTGATGGCTCTTCTGGCTCTACAATTGGTCCTTGAGGAGTTGCAGAGGCTTCATTGGAGTATTCGGATTCAACACCTTCGACAACAGCATTTACTATAAAATAATATGTAGTCCCGTTTTTCAAACCAGGGATAATAAAATTTCCGTAATCATCTTTTGTAGCCGTTACAGTTTCAGTGTATTCACCAGACTCAATCCCATATCTTACAATGTAGCCAGTCGCTTCTTGAATTGGGCTCCATGTCAATGATGTTTGGGAATTACCACCTGTAGCCTCTAACTGAATAGATGCTTCGTTGTAAAAATTCAATTCTGCTACATTATATGTTTTTGTACCCTTCTGAGTAATGGTTATTTGTTTTACATCTTTTAGTGCATTAGAAAGCTCATATATCCCTCCGTCACCAGGAATTGATTTATTCGGGATGCTCCCTAGAAGACCAGCACCGTTCTTATCCATAAAATAAATAGAAACAGGGCCGCCATCATAATTTAATATATGAAATTTATAGCTATTAATATTTACTGGTGTTTCAAATGTGTAGACAAGTGTATCTGCAACTTTCAAGTCACTTCTTTCGGTAGGTAAAGCAAAATAGGTTTCAATATTGTTGTCAGTAATGGCCGTTGTTGAACCAAATAAATTTATATTGCTCGAACCTGTTTTAACAGGCTTACCATCTAACAGCCCTATGGAACTAGCATCCTCTGCTGATGCATTTAATTGAAAAACTAATCCGGTTAAAATCAACATTGCACCCAACAAGAAACCTAATTTACTAACAAAAGACTTTATCATAAATACTCCTCCATATCATTCATTGAACTGATACAAAGATACAACCGTCCTTCATTGATGTCTAAACATAAACTTGCTGATCTATAAAAATCATCTAATTTATTGCATTTTTATTTTATATTGGATGCGCATCTCCACAAATTACCCGTTTCTATTCTTAAATATTTGAGTAAAATTACATAGTACAGAGTCTCAAAGGAGGCATTATCATGTGCGGAAGATTCACAATCACTGATCCCATAGAGGCTATAATGGACAGGTACTATGCATCTATAGCTGATGGCTTTGACTACAAACCTAATTACAACGCAGCACCCATGCAGTACATTCCTACAATTATAGGAAGCAAGGACGGAAATCGGTTGGGTGCGCTCCGTTGGGGACTCGTTCCTTCATGGGCCAAGGATGACAAAATCGGTAACAAGATGATTAATGCTCGTGCTGAAACGTTAACCGAGAAGACTTCCTTCAAGAGTCTAATCAGCTCCAAACGCTGTATCATCCCCACGAACGGGATTTATGAGTGGCGTAAGGAAGGAACTCAAAAGCAACCA
This Paenibacillus xylanexedens DNA region includes the following protein-coding sequences:
- a CDS encoding organic hydroperoxide resistance protein; amino-acid sequence: MKTLYETTVINTGGRQGIVQSPDNVFMLDVAAPPELGGQVTTATNPEQLFAAGYSACFNSALEFQLKKHKVEIERSTVAATVMLVTDSEDNGVKLQVDLEVKILGLDEETAQKFVKLAHDYCPYSKGIKGNVNVNVELA
- a CDS encoding M1 family metallopeptidase, producing MNYSSPFTSKLARVGIAGTLALILATSPLANMGVVAAEAGPAPVSTKIYNTPKDSLEQTPIQYHIQARLNEKDMTLRGNEKITYRNTSKDTLKQLVLHTYADANLSKSTQATMFQQANENISKNNPDKKPEDFLGGMDIQGVTTAGGQSLDFKNENQALTVQLNEPVQPGKSVSFEVSFQLNIPYGSQRISYYQDIINGAHWFPVMSVYDEGKHQWDTAPYSQTFESDYYTSADYEVDLNVPDDYQVAMPGVITTREDTEHGRKIVSALTGNTREFVFFASPKFQVESVTRNGLTVEYYYFDNQPGKKEVVEQYIDQAFKAIDFFSDKYGKYPYPEFRIVETYVQGVAVEYARLIQMGQIKSGAVPEEDTTFVHEIAHQWFHALIGNNSETESFLDEGFADFSMVYFAEKQGDKLNGFRSLQFDDSSVEVAIASTNDEVEDLASLVFYQKGRQAIYQLYRSVGEEKFDQFMKEYFNRYVYQNATIDGLLHTIEDVLGKEQRMEMETALYKPNFVLKPEYQLSMEERSAYLHDVFQLQYQTVMKLIPDLPFEVMNRMMDKVLQGERLTIVLSDRVSKIADKQQEAIVSQLTSFLDMSGVKYDVVRDRRELKQKLKKDMATSNLIVIGNAKSNGVVQALKSSIMDRANQIGFDWKQTMKQPLAAGAYITKHPYNQNRLMLHYFWNEDHLSEARFEPFMMKIQKTIGFTNDFYQYYVLDNQGKEKSNKKVANPISSLFAE
- a CDS encoding fibronectin type III domain-containing protein, encoding MIKSFVSKLGFLLGAMLILTGLVFQLNASAEDASSIGLLDGKPVKTGSSNINLFGSTTAITDNNIETYFALPTERSDLKVADTLVYTFETPVNINSYKFHILNYDGGPVSIYFMDKNGAGLLGSIPNKSIPGDGGIYELSNALKDVKQITITQKGTKTYNVAELNFYNEASIQLEATGGNSQTSLTWSPIQEATGYIVRYGIESGEYTETVTATKDDYGNFIIPGLKNGTTYYFIVNAVVEGVESEYSNEASATPQGPIVEPEEPSGNRAILVVTMTTGLEKEFDLSMQEVNSFIDWYEAKQVGSGKASYAIDKHDNNKGPFKSRKDYILFDRVLTFEVGEY
- a CDS encoding SOS response-associated peptidase, which produces MCGRFTITDPIEAIMDRYYASIADGFDYKPNYNAAPMQYIPTIIGSKDGNRLGALRWGLVPSWAKDDKIGNKMINARAETLTEKTSFKSLISSKRCIIPTNGIYEWRKEGTQKQPMRILMKDDRLFSLAGLYDTWTDPDGNKLSTCTIITTEPNSLMEDIHNRMPVILRSEDETEWLGRDKDDVQSLLGLLKPYQGSEMRAYEVPKEVGNVRNNSEGLLKEIG